A genomic region of Mustelus asterias unplaced genomic scaffold, sMusAst1.hap1.1 HAP1_SCAFFOLD_780, whole genome shotgun sequence contains the following coding sequences:
- the LOC144487412 gene encoding bolA-like protein 1: protein MRFLVRLLRSVPVLSSRVVMTTSARAMERPVESAIHTKLEQCLAPAHLQVINESYMHAVPAGSETHFKVVVVSERFEGVPLLQRHRMVNEALRQELQTRVHALSIQAKTPRQWGAEPHIDKSPACLGGSKHDPHMVGKEGTVTKD from the coding sequence ATGAGGTTCCTGGTGAGGCTGCTTCGCTCGGTGCCAGTCCTCAGCTCGAGAGTTGTGATGACGACATCAGCCCGTGCCATGGAGAGGCCAGTGGAGAGTGCCATCCACACCAAGCTGGAGCAGTGTCTGGCACCCGCACACCTGCAGGTCATCAATGAGAGCTACATGCACGCAGTGCCCGCAGGCTCGGAGACCCACTTCAAAGTGGTGGTGGTCAGCGAGAGGTTTGAGGGGGTGCCCCTGCTCCAGCGGCATCGGATGGTCAACGAGGCCCTGAGGCAGGAGCTGCAGACCAGGGTGCATGCCCTCTCCATCCAGGCCAAGACCCCCCGGCAGTGGGGAGCCGAGCCGCACATTGACAAGAGCCCGGCCTGTCTGGGAGGCTCCAAACACGACCCGCACATGGTGGGCAAAGAGGGAACAGTTACAAAGGACTGA